In one Brassica oleracea var. oleracea cultivar TO1000 chromosome C9, BOL, whole genome shotgun sequence genomic region, the following are encoded:
- the LOC106313119 gene encoding stem-specific protein TSJT1, whose product MLAVFEKTVANSPDALQSPHSDSPSYALKEGYLASQFVSKNSNSVTLNLGSSGVLAYSLDNTDPLVHRLFAVVDDIFCIFRGHIENLPFLRQQYGLSKVTNEAIMVIEAYRTLRDRGPYPVDKVVRDFHGNFAFILFDGTNKTVFAAADADGTVPFFWGTDAEGHLVLSDDTAIVKKGCSKSYSPFPKGCFFTSSGGLRSFEHPKNQLKPVPRVDSSGEVCGATFQVDSEVKREGTGMPRVESSQNWAGHI is encoded by the exons ATGTTGGCTGTGTTCGAGAAGACCGTAGCGAACAGCCCCGATGCACTGCAGAGTCCTCACTCCGATTCGCCTTCGTACGCCTTGAAAGAAGGATATCTGGCGAGTCAATTCGTTTCCAAAAACTCAAACTCCGTCACGCTTAACCTCGGATCGTCGGGAGTGCTCGCTTACTCTCTCGATAACACCGATCCTCTTGTTCACAG ATTGTTTGCGGTTGTGGATGACATCTTCTGCATCTTCCGAGGACACATTGAGAACCTCCCGTTTCTGAGGCAGCAGTATGGGCTGAGCAAAGTCACAAACGAGGCCATCATGGTCATTGAGGCTTACAGGACTCTACGTGACCGTGGCCCTTACCCCGTCGACAAAGTTGTCAGAGATTTCCATGGCAACTTTGCCTTCATCCTCTTTGATGGCACCAACAAGACTGTCTTTGCTGCTGCT GATGCTGATGGTACTGTGCCCTTCTTCTGGGGAACTGATGCTGAAGGTCACCTTGTTCTCTCTGATGACACAGCCATTGTGAAGAAAGGTTGCTCCAAATCTTACAGTCCTTTCCCTAAAG GTTGCTTCTTTACATCATCGGGAGGATTGAGGAGCTTCGAGCACCCGAAGAACCAGCTGAAGCCAGTGCCGAGGGTGGATAGCTCAGGGGAGGTGTGTGGTGCCACCTTTCAGGTTGATTCTGAGGTTAAGAGAGAGGGTACCGGGATGCCTAGAGTCGAGAGCTCCCAAAACTGGGCCGGTCATATCTAA